The genomic stretch CCGGTTGTGGAAAATGGCAGTCTTTTAGGGATGATTTACGAGGAAGATATTTTTAAAGCTCTTGCTGATGAGGCAAAAAGACCGGCTATAAGAATAGAAGTTAATGTAAAAGGGCAACGGTCGTCATTCTTAAAAAGACTTGGAATTGGAGGTTTATCATGAGATGGGATGCAGAAAAATATGATTCCACAAAAGCACCGCAGATTGATGTGGGGAAAGAGTTGATTACTATGGCTCAGGTGCGTGATACCGATTCCATACTTGATATTGGCTGCGGAACCGGAAAGCTTACTGTTGAACTTGCAAGGCTGGCATCAAAGGGTAGCGTAACTGGTATTGATTCCTCTCAGGAGATGCTTGCAAAGGCAAGAACAATTTCCGATAAAGTTAAGAACATTTCCTTTATGCAAATCCCTGCTCAATCGATGAACTTTAGTGAAATATTTGACCTTGTGTTCTCTAACTCAACTTTGCAGTGGATAAAAGAGCAGCAGGATGTGATGGAGTTAGTCTATCAATCATTGAAAAATGGCGGCAGAATTGCCTTTCAGCTCCCGGCAAAAAAATTCTGCAGAGAGTTCTTTA from Nitrospirota bacterium encodes the following:
- a CDS encoding methyltransferase domain-containing protein; its protein translation is MRWDAEKYDSTKAPQIDVGKELITMAQVRDTDSILDIGCGTGKLTVELARLASKGSVTGIDSSQEMLAKARTISDKVKNISFMQIPAQSMNFSEIFDLVFSNSTLQWIKEQQDVMELVYQSLKNGGRIAFQLPAKKFCREFFNYINNSIALLDLEKYYTNWMSPWYFPIKEAYVSLLKGVGFSKIEVLYKDYRLVFESINEVLEWWSSAGLRPYLAALPEKEQEYFKYAFAMSFENNKTEKGIEFSFKRLFAFAEK